Proteins encoded in a region of the Scyliorhinus canicula chromosome 2, sScyCan1.1, whole genome shotgun sequence genome:
- the snapc2 gene encoding LOW QUALITY PROTEIN: snRNA-activating protein complex subunit 2 (The sequence of the model RefSeq protein was modified relative to this genomic sequence to represent the inferred CDS: substituted 1 base at 1 genomic stop codon), whose translation MRTFNELRERRLLLRALKKQSLARKPDLSSFQVAVPGTSQEEIAAYLEGLRIRSVRSITQRNCFQRLREKRQKQQLLQAPLQIWTELAEEATAKLDEVISAAFAQTLTIAATEPIAQGNLKPKRTVQTSRAPGDSSAGTLPXDSHSKLGFSGLPPGNPVTELGPSSQEEPLDFEQIYKFLSAAMRNSPFPQLSPFESVVVLDLLMTLPSHLQSLNCPELWNHMNENYRWLNNTSSGWHGQSLLEHGRSPRLLVGPGPNPRSPQRPSIPLTDQSQDPDTSNQPGLSVQSLPAAQTDQSEHPHIPHSIQSQPEAKDGLESDGPMPCPLNPFQLPITLLVRGETVTSPQDHTADPCPTQC comes from the coding sequence atgaggacatttaatgagctaAGGGAGAGACGGCTGCTGCTGCGGGCCCTGAAGAAGCAGAGCTTGGCCCGGAAGCCCGACCTGAGCAGCTTCCAGGTGGCCGTGCCCGGGACGAGCCAGGAGGAGATTGCTGCTTATCTCGAGGGGCTGAGGATCCGGTCTGTCCGGAGTATAACCCAGCGTAACTGCTTCCAAAGACTGCGGGAGAAACGGCAGAAACAGCAATTGCTCCAAGCACCATTGCAGATCTGGACTGAACTAGCTGAAGAAGCCACGGCAAAATTGGATGAGGTGATTTCTGCCGCGTTCGCCCAGACGCTAACGATTGCAGCCACGGAGCCCATCGCCCAGGGAAACCTGAAGCCGAAGCGGACTGTTCAGACATCGAGAGCTCCAGGAGACAGCAGTGCTGGGACGTTGCCCTGAGACTCCCACTCCAAGCTGGGATTTAGTGGCCTGCCTCCTGGAAACCCAGTGACTGAGCTGGGTCCCTCGTCACAGGAAGAGCCTCTGGACTTTGAGCAAATCTACAAATTTCTGTCGGCAGCTATGCGCAACTCACCATTTCCGCAGCTGTCTCCCTTTGAATCTGTAGTTGTCCTTGATCTGTTGATGACTCTCCCCAGCCATTTGCAGAGTCTGAACTGCCCAGAGCTGTGGAACCACATGAACGAGAACTATCGGTGGCTGAACAACACGAGCTCGGGATGGCATGGACAGAGTCTCCTGGAACATGGTCGTTCTCCTCGGCTGCTCGTGGGTCCGGGGCCTAATCCCCGCTCTCCACAGAGACCCAGCATTCCTCTGACTGACCAATCCCAGGACCCAGACACCAGCAACCAGCCGGGTCTGTCAGTTCAATCCCTCCCTGCTGCCCAGACTGACCAATCAGAGCATCCACACATACCTCACTCGATCCAGTCACAACCTGAAGCCAAGGATGGTCTGGAATCCGATGGGCCTATGCCATGCCCGTTGAACCCCTTCCAACTTCCAATAACGCTGTTGGTCCGAGGTGAAACAGTAACATCCCCTCAGGATCACACCGCTGATCCCTGCCCAACGCAATGCTAA